A single genomic interval of Mycobacterium sp. DL592 harbors:
- a CDS encoding class I adenylate-forming enzyme family protein, translating into MSDGAGEFCSALAASLTRYGDAPCIEFEGRWYSGGEITGYVEGIDAALHDAGVADGATVAVVARNRPPHAAAVVGLLAAGRWVSMIYSYQSPQGIGRDIEQLRPAAVVADHADWTEPVIEAARWTGTAGMAVSLDIPGAELVVGLERVAPELSGAGRDGSAGLRVLTSGTTGPPKRHDIPASVLEHTVYSVAGPTASADEPPELMYWPLGGIGGVCQLITGAYLGKRIALLEKFSVPEWVRVVKAYGIRRGALQPAAVRMLVEADLPREDLATLDYVVSASGPLDAETRDAFEQRYGIPVLLAYGATEFAGSVCTWTPELYREFGALKRASSGRVLPDTEVRIIDPQTADVVPTGEQGVLEARIATISPDWIRTNDLASIDADGFITLHGRADGAINRGGFKVLPETVRRVLVSHPGVRDAAVVGVPDDRLGQVPFAAVETLPGTAAPSSEELIALVRGQLPKHCVPVGVAVVGELPRTQSLKVSLRDVADLYSK; encoded by the coding sequence ATGAGCGACGGCGCAGGCGAGTTCTGCAGCGCGCTGGCCGCCAGTCTGACCCGCTACGGCGACGCACCCTGCATCGAGTTCGAGGGCCGCTGGTACAGCGGTGGGGAGATCACCGGCTACGTCGAGGGGATCGACGCGGCGCTGCACGACGCGGGAGTGGCCGACGGCGCCACGGTCGCGGTGGTGGCGCGCAACCGGCCGCCGCACGCCGCCGCGGTGGTGGGCCTGCTCGCCGCCGGGCGCTGGGTGTCGATGATCTACTCCTACCAATCCCCGCAGGGCATCGGCCGAGACATCGAGCAGCTTCGCCCGGCCGCCGTCGTCGCCGACCACGCGGACTGGACCGAACCGGTCATCGAAGCGGCCCGGTGGACGGGAACCGCCGGCATGGCGGTGTCGCTGGACATACCGGGTGCCGAACTCGTCGTCGGTCTCGAGCGGGTGGCGCCGGAGCTGTCGGGCGCCGGGCGCGACGGCTCGGCCGGGCTGCGGGTGCTCACCAGCGGCACCACCGGACCGCCCAAGCGACACGACATTCCGGCATCGGTGCTCGAGCACACGGTCTATAGCGTGGCCGGCCCGACCGCTTCCGCCGACGAACCGCCCGAGCTCATGTACTGGCCGCTGGGCGGTATCGGTGGAGTCTGCCAATTGATCACCGGTGCCTACCTCGGCAAGCGCATCGCCCTGCTGGAGAAGTTCTCGGTGCCGGAGTGGGTGCGGGTCGTCAAGGCGTACGGCATCCGCCGCGGCGCGCTGCAACCGGCTGCAGTGCGGATGCTGGTGGAGGCCGATCTGCCGCGCGAGGACCTCGCCACGCTCGACTACGTGGTGAGCGCGTCGGGACCACTGGACGCCGAGACCCGCGACGCCTTCGAGCAGCGGTACGGCATTCCGGTTCTACTGGCCTACGGGGCAACGGAATTCGCAGGCTCGGTGTGTACGTGGACGCCCGAGCTGTATCGGGAGTTCGGTGCGCTCAAGCGGGCCAGCTCGGGGCGGGTGCTGCCCGACACCGAGGTGCGCATCATCGACCCGCAGACCGCGGACGTGGTGCCGACGGGCGAACAGGGTGTGCTGGAGGCGCGGATCGCGACCATCAGCCCGGACTGGATCCGGACCAACGACCTCGCCTCGATCGACGCCGACGGATTCATCACCTTGCACGGCCGCGCCGATGGCGCGATCAACCGGGGCGGGTTCAAAGTCCTACCGGAAACCGTTCGGCGCGTGCTGGTTTCACACCCGGGCGTGCGCGACGCCGCGGTGGTGGGCGTACCTGACGACCGGTTGGGGCAGGTGCCCTTCGCCGCGGTGGAAACCCTGCCGGGTACCGCGGCACCGTCATCGGAGGAGCTGATCGCGCTGGTGCGCGGGCAGCTGCCCAAACACTGCGTGCCGGTCGGTGTCGCCGTCGTCGGCGAACTCCCGCGCACCCAGTCGCTCAAAGTGAGCCTTCGCGACGTGGCGGACCTGTACTCGAAGTGA
- a CDS encoding pyridoxal phosphate-dependent aminotransferase produces MTEPTVAGPAATVQRLQPYAVNIFAAMSALAARLDAVNLGQGFPDEDGPIGMLEAAQKAIADGVNQYPPGAGILPLRQSVAAQRKRRYGMEFDPETEVLITVGASEAIAASVLGLVEPGSDVLVIEPAFDTYAPVIAMAGCNRITVPLAPHGRGFTLDVDALRAAVTPRTKAVIVNSPHNPTGMVLSDRDLRALAQFAVEADLLVISDEVYEHLVYDGTRHLPIATYPGMAERTVTISSAAKMFNCTGWKIGWACGTPELIAGVRAAKQYLSYVGGAPFQPAVAYALNAEDAWVDALRDSLQVKRDRLAGALDDLGFAVHDSAGTYFLCADPRPLGYSDSAAFCAELPARAGVAAIPMSAFCDPNSGHADQWNHLVRFAFCKRDDTLDEAILRLAVLKGGRELP; encoded by the coding sequence ATGACGGAACCCACTGTCGCCGGCCCGGCGGCGACGGTCCAGCGGCTGCAACCGTATGCGGTCAACATCTTCGCCGCGATGTCGGCGCTCGCCGCGCGGCTCGACGCGGTGAACCTCGGCCAAGGCTTCCCTGACGAGGACGGCCCCATCGGCATGCTCGAAGCCGCCCAGAAGGCCATCGCCGACGGCGTGAACCAGTACCCGCCCGGTGCCGGCATCCTGCCGTTGCGCCAATCCGTCGCCGCGCAGCGCAAGCGCCGCTACGGCATGGAGTTCGACCCGGAGACCGAAGTGCTGATCACCGTCGGCGCCTCCGAGGCGATCGCCGCCTCGGTGCTCGGCCTGGTCGAACCGGGCTCCGACGTCCTCGTCATCGAGCCCGCCTTCGACACCTACGCGCCCGTCATCGCGATGGCCGGCTGCAACCGGATCACCGTCCCGCTGGCGCCGCACGGTCGCGGCTTCACCCTCGACGTCGACGCGCTGCGGGCCGCCGTCACCCCGCGGACTAAAGCGGTGATCGTCAACTCGCCGCACAACCCGACCGGCATGGTGCTCTCCGACCGCGACCTGCGCGCGTTGGCCCAGTTCGCGGTCGAGGCCGACCTGTTGGTGATCAGCGACGAGGTCTACGAGCACCTGGTCTACGACGGCACGCGGCATCTGCCGATCGCCACCTATCCCGGCATGGCCGAGCGCACCGTGACGATCTCCAGCGCGGCGAAGATGTTCAACTGCACCGGCTGGAAGATCGGCTGGGCCTGCGGCACACCGGAGCTGATCGCCGGGGTGCGCGCAGCCAAGCAGTACCTCTCCTATGTCGGCGGTGCGCCGTTCCAGCCCGCGGTGGCCTACGCGCTCAACGCCGAGGACGCCTGGGTCGATGCCCTGCGCGACTCGCTTCAGGTCAAGCGCGACCGCCTCGCCGGCGCACTGGACGATCTGGGCTTCGCCGTGCACGACAGCGCGGGCACCTACTTCCTGTGCGCCGATCCGCGGCCGCTGGGCTATTCCGACAGTGCCGCGTTCTGCGCCGAATTGCCGGCCCGCGCCGGCGTCGCGGCGATCCCGATGTCGGCGTTCTGCGATCCGAACTCCGGGCATGCCGACCAGTGGAATCACTTGGTGCGCTTCGCATTCTGCAAACGCGACGACACCCTCGACGAGGCGATCCTACGCCTGGCCGTGCTAAAGGGCGGCCGCGAGCTCC
- a CDS encoding acetyl-CoA C-acetyltransferase encodes MSEEAFIYEAIRTPRGKQRGGSLTEVKPLNLVVGLIEELRTRFPDLDESLISDVILGCVSPVGDQGGDIARTAVLAAGMPDTVGGVQLNRFCASGLEAVNTAAQKVRSGWDDLVLAGGVESMSRVPMGSDGGAMFTDVPFTFDNYIAPQGIGADLIATIEGFSREDVDAYAAQSQERAAAAWSGGYFAKSVVPVRDQNGLVILDHDEHMRPGTTVESLGKLKSAFEGLAAMAGFDDVALQKYHWIEKINHVHTGGNSSGIVDGAALVLIGSESAGKSQGLTPRARVVATATTGADATIMLTGPTPATEKVLARAGLTVDDIDLFELNEAFASVVLKFQKDLNIPNEKLNVNGGAIAMGHPLGATGAMITGTMVDELERRGAKRALITLCIGGGMGVATIIERV; translated from the coding sequence ATGTCCGAAGAAGCCTTCATCTACGAGGCCATTCGCACGCCTCGCGGTAAGCAGCGGGGCGGCTCGCTGACCGAGGTCAAGCCGCTCAACCTGGTCGTCGGCCTGATCGAGGAACTGCGCACGCGCTTCCCCGACCTCGACGAGAGCCTGATCAGCGACGTCATCCTCGGCTGCGTCTCCCCGGTCGGTGACCAGGGCGGCGACATCGCCCGCACCGCCGTGCTGGCCGCCGGTATGCCCGACACCGTCGGTGGCGTGCAGCTCAACCGGTTCTGCGCCTCGGGCCTGGAGGCCGTCAACACCGCCGCACAGAAGGTCCGCTCCGGCTGGGACGACCTGGTGCTCGCCGGTGGTGTCGAGTCGATGAGCCGCGTTCCGATGGGTTCCGACGGCGGCGCGATGTTCACCGACGTCCCCTTCACCTTTGACAACTACATCGCCCCCCAGGGCATCGGTGCCGACCTGATCGCCACCATCGAGGGCTTCTCCCGCGAGGACGTCGACGCCTACGCCGCGCAGTCCCAGGAACGCGCCGCCGCGGCGTGGTCGGGCGGCTACTTCGCCAAGTCGGTGGTCCCGGTCCGCGACCAGAACGGCCTGGTGATCCTCGACCATGACGAGCACATGCGCCCCGGCACCACGGTGGAAAGCCTCGGCAAGCTGAAGTCCGCGTTCGAGGGCCTGGCCGCCATGGCCGGCTTCGACGATGTGGCGCTGCAGAAGTACCACTGGATCGAGAAGATCAACCACGTCCACACCGGCGGCAACAGCTCGGGCATCGTCGACGGTGCGGCGCTGGTGCTCATCGGCTCCGAAAGTGCGGGCAAGTCCCAGGGCCTGACCCCGCGCGCCCGCGTGGTGGCCACCGCGACGACCGGCGCCGACGCGACGATCATGCTCACCGGCCCCACCCCGGCCACCGAGAAGGTACTGGCCCGTGCCGGCCTGACCGTCGACGACATCGACCTGTTCGAGCTCAACGAGGCATTCGCCTCGGTGGTGCTGAAGTTCCAGAAGGACCTGAACATCCCCAACGAGAAGCTCAACGTCAACGGCGGCGCCATCGCGATGGGCCACCCGCTGGGTGCCACCGGCGCCATGATCACCGGGACCATGGTCGACGAGCTGGAGCGCCGCGGCGCCAAGCGCGCGCTGATCACCCTGTGCATCGGCGGCGGCATGGGCGTGGCCACCATCATCGAGCGAGTGTAA
- a CDS encoding 3-hydroxyacyl-CoA dehydrogenase NAD-binding domain-containing protein: MAENTIAWDKDADGIVTLTLDDPTGSANVMNEHYKESMHKAVEELARLVKEDPTSITGVVITSGKKTFFAGGDLKSMINAGPENAGEIFDEVEDIKRDLRALETLGVPVVAAINGAALGGGLEIALATHHRIVADVKGVQIGLPEVTLGLLPGGGGVARTVRMLGIQNAFVNVLSQGTRFKPAAAKENGLVDELVGSVEELIPAAKAWIKANPDAHTQPWDAKGYKMPGGTPSSPALAAILPSFPSLLRKQLKGAPMPAPRNILAAAVEGAQVDFETATRIESRYFTELVTGPIAKNMIQAFFFDLQAINSGGSRPEGIGKTPITKIGVLGAGMMGAGIAYVSAKAGFDVVLKDVTIEAAQKGKSYSEKLEAKALERGKTSKERSDALLARITPTADAADFAGVDFVIEAVFESVDLKHKVFQEIEDIVEPNALLGSNTSTLPITELATGVKRQDDFIGIHFFSPVDKMPLVEIIKGEKTSDEALARVFDYTLAIGKTPIVVNDSRGFYTSRVIGTFVNEALAMLGEGVEPASIEHAGAQAGYPAPPLQLSDELNLELMHKIAVATRKGVEDAGGTYTGHPAEAVVEKMIEIGRPSRLSGAGFYEYVDGKRTRLWPGLRETFNSGSSQIPLQDMIDRMLFAEALETQKCFDEGVITTTADANIGSIMGIGFPPWTGGAAQLITGYPHGGKAGFVARAKELAAKYGDRFNPPASLL; this comes from the coding sequence ATGGCTGAGAACACAATTGCGTGGGACAAGGATGCCGATGGCATCGTCACGCTGACGCTGGACGACCCGACCGGGTCGGCCAATGTGATGAACGAGCACTACAAGGAATCCATGCACAAGGCCGTGGAAGAGCTAGCACGCCTTGTCAAAGAGGACCCAACTTCGATCACCGGTGTGGTGATCACCAGCGGCAAGAAGACCTTCTTCGCCGGCGGTGACCTCAAGAGCATGATCAATGCCGGCCCGGAGAACGCCGGTGAGATCTTCGACGAGGTCGAGGACATCAAGCGCGATCTGCGTGCGCTGGAGACCCTGGGTGTCCCCGTGGTCGCGGCCATCAACGGCGCCGCCCTCGGTGGCGGCCTGGAGATCGCACTGGCCACCCATCACCGCATCGTCGCCGATGTCAAGGGTGTGCAGATCGGCCTGCCCGAGGTCACCCTGGGCCTGCTGCCCGGTGGCGGCGGCGTGGCCCGGACCGTGCGGATGCTGGGCATCCAGAACGCCTTCGTCAACGTGCTGAGCCAGGGCACCCGGTTCAAGCCGGCCGCTGCCAAGGAGAACGGTCTGGTCGACGAGCTGGTCGGCAGCGTCGAGGAACTGATCCCCGCCGCCAAGGCATGGATCAAGGCCAACCCCGACGCGCACACCCAGCCGTGGGATGCCAAGGGCTACAAGATGCCCGGCGGTACCCCGAGCAGCCCGGCGCTGGCGGCGATCCTGCCGTCCTTCCCGTCGCTGCTGCGCAAGCAGCTCAAGGGCGCACCGATGCCCGCCCCGCGCAACATCCTGGCCGCGGCCGTCGAGGGTGCGCAGGTGGACTTCGAGACCGCGACCCGCATCGAGAGCCGCTACTTCACCGAGCTCGTCACCGGCCCGATCGCCAAGAACATGATCCAGGCGTTCTTCTTCGACCTGCAGGCCATCAACTCCGGTGGCTCGCGGCCCGAGGGCATCGGCAAGACCCCGATCACCAAGATCGGTGTGCTGGGCGCGGGCATGATGGGTGCCGGTATCGCCTACGTCTCGGCCAAGGCCGGCTTCGACGTCGTCCTCAAGGACGTCACCATCGAGGCCGCACAGAAGGGCAAGTCCTACTCCGAGAAGCTCGAGGCCAAGGCGCTCGAGCGCGGCAAGACCTCCAAGGAGCGCTCCGACGCGCTGCTGGCCCGGATCACCCCGACCGCCGATGCCGCCGACTTCGCCGGTGTCGACTTCGTCATCGAAGCCGTCTTCGAGTCGGTCGACCTGAAGCACAAGGTGTTCCAGGAGATCGAGGACATCGTCGAGCCCAACGCGCTGCTGGGATCGAACACCTCGACGCTGCCCATCACCGAACTGGCGACCGGCGTGAAGCGTCAGGACGACTTCATCGGAATCCACTTCTTCTCGCCGGTCGACAAGATGCCGCTGGTGGAGATCATCAAGGGCGAGAAGACCTCTGACGAGGCGCTGGCCCGGGTGTTCGACTACACGCTGGCCATCGGCAAGACCCCGATCGTGGTCAACGACAGCCGCGGTTTCTACACCAGCCGCGTCATCGGCACCTTCGTCAACGAGGCGCTGGCGATGCTCGGCGAGGGTGTCGAGCCGGCGTCCATCGAGCACGCGGGTGCGCAGGCCGGTTACCCGGCCCCGCCGCTTCAGCTGTCCGACGAGCTCAACCTCGAGCTGATGCACAAGATCGCCGTCGCCACCCGCAAGGGTGTCGAGGACGCGGGCGGCACCTACACCGGGCATCCGGCCGAGGCGGTCGTCGAGAAGATGATCGAGATCGGGCGTCCGTCGCGGCTGTCCGGTGCCGGCTTCTACGAGTACGTCGACGGCAAGCGGACCCGGCTGTGGCCCGGCCTGCGGGAGACATTCAACTCCGGCAGTTCGCAGATTCCGTTGCAGGACATGATCGATCGGATGCTGTTCGCCGAGGCACTGGAAACCCAGAAGTGCTTCGACGAGGGCGTGATCACCACGACCGCCGACGCCAACATCGGCTCGATCATGGGCATCGGCTTCCCGCCGTGGACCGGTGGCGCCGCGCAGCTGATCACCGGCTACCCGCATGGCGGTAAGGCCGGGTTCGTCGCGCGGGCCAAGGAGCTGGCCGCCAAGTACGGCGACCGCTTCAACCCGCCGGCCTCGCTGCTGTAG